One Chaetodon trifascialis isolate fChaTrf1 chromosome 13, fChaTrf1.hap1, whole genome shotgun sequence DNA segment encodes these proteins:
- the LOC139341696 gene encoding protein quaking-B-like, whose translation MVGEMEGKERPRPGPDYLMQLMNDKKLMSSLPNFCGIFQHLERLLDEEISRVRKDMYIDTLNGSERISELPDAVGPNVQLQEKLYVPTKEHPDFNFVGRILGPRGLTAKQLEAETGCKIMVRGRGSMRDRKKEEQNRGKPNWEHLNEDLHVLITVEDAQNRAEIKLKRAVEEVNKLLVPAAEGEDSLKKMQLMELAILNGTYRDANIKPSSLAFSLAASSQTPRFLSGPAPVVAPPTALRTPAPTGPALMPLLRQIQTVLPNGTPHPATLVPGAGPESGLIYAAPYDYPYTLAPASILEYPLDSGGVLGKPPAPCSCDCSPTPHHHPHGQWSPAPTLLLRHAS comes from the exons ATGGTGGGGGAGatggaggggaaggagaggcCGAGACCCGGTCCGGATTATCTGATGCAGCTCATGAACGACAAGAAGCTGATGAGCAGTCTGCCGAACTTCTGCGGGATCTTCCAGCACCTGGAGAGACTCCTGGACGAGG agatCAGCCGTGTGAGGAAGGACATGTACATCGACACCCTGAACGGTTCAGAGAGGATCAGCGAGCTGCCGGACGCCGTCGGTCCAAACGTCCAACTGCAGGAGAAACTCTACGTGCCCACGAAGGAGCATCCTGAC tttaACTTTGTCGGGAGGATTCTGGGTCCTCGTGGTCTGACGGCGAAGCAGCTGGAGGCGGAGACAGGATGTAAGATCATGGTGAGAGGGAGGGGCTCcatgagagacaggaagaag gaggagcagaatcGAGGGAAGCCTAACTGGGAGCACCTGAACGAGGATCTGCATGTCCTCATTACGGTGGAAGATGCTCAGAATCGAGCCGAGATCAAGCTTAAACGAGCCGTGGAGGAAGTCAACAAGCTGCTGGTGCCTGCT gcGGAGGGGGAGGACAGTCTGAAGAAGATGCAGCTGATGGAGTTAGCCATCCTGAATGGGACGTACAGGGACGCTAACATCAAACCCT cctccCTTGCCTTCTCCCTTGCAGCCTCCTCTCAGACACCTCGTTTCCTCTCGGGCCCCGCCCCTGTTGTGGCCCCGCCCACAGCTCTGCGTACACCTGCACCCACAGGCCCCGCCCTCATGCCTCTGCTTCGTCAGATCCAGACGGTGCTGCCCAATGGGACGCCTCACCCAGCGACTCTGGTGCCGGGGGCGGGGCCTGAGTCTGGTCTGATCTATGCGGCTCCATACGACTACCCCTACACTCTAGCGCCAGCCTCCATTTTGGAGTACCCGCTGGACTCTGGTGGGGTGTTAGGTAAGCCTCCTGCCCCGTGCTCCTGCGACTGCTCCCCCACGCCCCATCATCACCCCCATGGCCAGTGGAGCCCCGCCCCAACACTGCTCCTCAGGCACGCCTCCTAA
- the LOC139341314 gene encoding uncharacterized protein: MTDSPDSNVLPRTHSGGNGPTVVKVESGESGVLGLTQSQTTELHFLRSRVQELEREKAELSAENQRLKNMLVHEIPGLLSTMWQTLGQANSHHSVSMATGRNDSYASYSHHHNATNQDGDLSPQVYLQQFQEELSGDMLESWGPLGSEDKEVPGGADPGLGSHMGEEAPLCSQTDMEELRRSCSESQCTSGHVNGHMSQVEVYPGSGVLCEVRSWQAANQAQSPTAMARTLLMGVFDMNTLMNSNLRGGRSRRPAFQPQRSALDPHKINAIFNAILARFPLAKKGVIGSGINSKLSEIRFHSRRANRDPRFL, encoded by the exons ATGACGGACAGTCCGGACAGCAACGTCCTGCCGCGGACACACAGCGGCGGCAACGGACCGACG GTGGTGAAGGTGGAGTCAGGTGAGTCAGGTGTGTTGGGCCTGACCCAGTCACAGACCACTGAGCTTCACTTCCTGCGTTCGCGGGTtcaagagctggagagagagaaagccgAGCTGTCAGCGGAGAACCAGAGACTGAAGAACATGCTGGTCCACG aaatcCCGGGGCTTCTGTCCACCATGTGGCAGACATTGGGCCAGGCCAACAGTCATCACTCGGTCTCCATGGCAACGGGCAGGAACGACAGTTATGCCTCATACTCGCACCACCACAATGCAACCAATCAGGACGGAGACCTCAGCCCCCAGGTCTACCTCCAGCAGttccaggaggagctgagtgGGGATATGTTGGAGTCCTGGGGCCCGCTGGGCTCTGAGGATAAGGAGGTGCCAGGAGGAGCCGACCCGGGCCTGGGGAGCCACATGGGGGAGGAGGCACCGCTCTGCAGCCAGACCGacatggaggagctgaggaggagctgctctgaGAGCCAGTGTACTTCTGGACACGTGAATGGACAT ATGAGCCAGGTCGAGGTGTATCCGGGCTCTGGTGTTCTCTGTGAAGTCCGTTCATGGCAGGCAGCCAATCAGGCGCAGTCTCCCACGGCGATGGCCCGGACACTACTGATGGGTGTGTTTGATATGAACACACTGATGAACAGTAACCTGCGAGGCGGACGGAGCCGCCGGCCCGCTTTCCAACCGCAGCGCAGCGCGCTCGACCCACACAAGATCAACGCCATCTTCA atGCCATCTTGGCTCGATTTCCTCTCGCCAAGAAAGGAGTCATCGGCTCCGGGATCAACTCTAAACTGTCTGAGATCCGCTTCCACTCTCGGAGAGCCAATCGGGACCCCCGATTCCTCTGA
- the prkn gene encoding E3 ubiquitin-protein ligase parkin isoform X2, whose amino-acid sequence MMIVFVRYNLGPGVAVELQEEASVAELKEVVGSQQGVRPEHLRVLFAGKELKSTVTLQDYDLPEQSTVHVVLSLTGPSSSRLLSLAEAGEEEQNSLTRLDLSSSRLPSTYSSLPVVLERNDGGEGIGDEGAEEVRERARQEAQATGVRTCSTFFVYCKTCRSVQPGKLRVRCRSCRQTTLTLSRGPSCWDDVLLRGRIHGVCQSDGCHGNEAEFYMKCGSHPTSDDDLSVALDLIMTNIRDVPCIACTDTRDVVLVFQCSERHVICLDCFHLYCQTRLNERQFVYHPVIGYSLPCAAGCAESLVKELHHFRILGDDQYGRYLHYGAEECLLMSGGLMCPSPECGAGLVPPEDSRRVECDRQHGCGFVFCKDCRENYHEGECHAELAPPTGDASQVFVVDEEASLRGRWDRASLLLLQESTKRCPQCSVPVERNGGCMHMQCPLCKAEWCWLCGVTWNRDCMGDHWFG is encoded by the exons ATGATGATCG TGTTTGTACGGTATAACCTAGGGCCAGGTGTGGcggtggagctgcaggaggaggcgaGTGTGGCCGAGCTGAAGGAGGTGGTGGGGAGTCAGCAGGGAGTCCGACCAGAGCACCTCAGGGTTCTTTTCGCTGGGAAGGAGCTGAAGAGTACCGTCACACTTCAG gacTATGACCTCCCGGAACAGAGCACAGTCCACGTCGTCCTCTCTCTAACAGGTCCCTCCTCCTCCCGGTTACTCTCCCTGGCTGaagcaggggaggaggagcagaacaGCCTGACCAGGCTGGACCTCAGCTCCTCACGCCTCCCCTCCACCTACTCCAGCCTGCCGGTGGTCCTCGAGAGGAACGATGGAGGAGAAGGAATAGGTGACgaaggagcagaggaagtgagagagagggcgagacaGGAGGCACAGGCTACAG gtgtgcgTACCTGCAGTACTTTCTTTGTGTACTGTAAGACCTGCAGGTCTGTCCAACCAGGAAAACTGAGAGTACGCTGcagaagctgcagacagacgaCACTGACACTCAGCAGG GGGCCGTCCTGTTGGGATGACGTTCTCCTCCGAGGTCGTATCCACGGTGTGTGTCAGTCAGATGGTTGTCATGGCAACGAAGCG GAGTTCTACATGAAGTGTGGATCCCATCCGACCTCAGATGACGACCTCTCTGTGGCCCTCGACCTCATCATGACCAACATTAGAGATGTCCCCTGTATCGCCTGCACTGACaccag GGACGTGGTCCTGGTGTTCCAGTGTTCGGAGCGTCATGTGATCTGTCTCGACTGTTTCCATCTTTACTGTCAGACTCGACTGAACGAGCGACAGTTTGTTTACCATCCTGTGATTGGCTACTCACTGCCGTGTGCTG CCGGCTGCGCTGAATCTCTCGTTAAAGAGTTGCATCATTTCAGGATTTTGGGAGATGATCAG taTGGACGCTACCTGCACTACGGGGCGGAGGAGTGCCTGCTGATGAGTGGAGGACTGATGTGTCCGTCACCTGAGTGTGGGGCGGGGCTTGTCCCACCTGAGGACAGCAGAAGGGTGGAGTGTGACAGACAGCACGGCTGTGGCTTTGTCTTCTGCAAAGACTGCAGGGAGAACTACCATGAAGGGGAGTGTCATGCAGAACTGGCCCCGCCCACAGGTGACGCCTCACAG gtTTTTGTGGTGGACGAGGAGGCATCTCTCAGAGGGAGGTGGGATAGagcctccctgctcctcctgcaggagtcGACCAAACGCTGCCCTCAGTGTTCAGTTCCTGTGGAAAGAAACG GCGGCTGTATGCACATGCAGTGTCCTCTGTGCAAAGCAGAGTGGTGCTGGCTCTGCGGCGTCACCTGGAACAGAGACTGTATGGGAGACCACTGGTTCggatga
- the prkn gene encoding E3 ubiquitin-protein ligase parkin isoform X1 produces the protein MMIVFVRYNLGPGVAVELQEEASVAELKEVVGSQQGVRPEHLRVLFAGKELKSTVTLQDYDLPEQSTVHVVLSLTGPSSSRLLSLAEAGEEEQNSLTRLDLSSSRLPSTYSSLPVVLERNDGGEGIGDEGAEEVRERARQEAQATGVKGVRTCSTFFVYCKTCRSVQPGKLRVRCRSCRQTTLTLSRGPSCWDDVLLRGRIHGVCQSDGCHGNEAEFYMKCGSHPTSDDDLSVALDLIMTNIRDVPCIACTDTRDVVLVFQCSERHVICLDCFHLYCQTRLNERQFVYHPVIGYSLPCAAGCAESLVKELHHFRILGDDQYGRYLHYGAEECLLMSGGLMCPSPECGAGLVPPEDSRRVECDRQHGCGFVFCKDCRENYHEGECHAELAPPTGDASQVFVVDEEASLRGRWDRASLLLLQESTKRCPQCSVPVERNGGCMHMQCPLCKAEWCWLCGVTWNRDCMGDHWFG, from the exons ATGATGATCG TGTTTGTACGGTATAACCTAGGGCCAGGTGTGGcggtggagctgcaggaggaggcgaGTGTGGCCGAGCTGAAGGAGGTGGTGGGGAGTCAGCAGGGAGTCCGACCAGAGCACCTCAGGGTTCTTTTCGCTGGGAAGGAGCTGAAGAGTACCGTCACACTTCAG gacTATGACCTCCCGGAACAGAGCACAGTCCACGTCGTCCTCTCTCTAACAGGTCCCTCCTCCTCCCGGTTACTCTCCCTGGCTGaagcaggggaggaggagcagaacaGCCTGACCAGGCTGGACCTCAGCTCCTCACGCCTCCCCTCCACCTACTCCAGCCTGCCGGTGGTCCTCGAGAGGAACGATGGAGGAGAAGGAATAGGTGACgaaggagcagaggaagtgagagagagggcgagacaGGAGGCACAGGCTACAGGTGTGAAAG gtgtgcgTACCTGCAGTACTTTCTTTGTGTACTGTAAGACCTGCAGGTCTGTCCAACCAGGAAAACTGAGAGTACGCTGcagaagctgcagacagacgaCACTGACACTCAGCAGG GGGCCGTCCTGTTGGGATGACGTTCTCCTCCGAGGTCGTATCCACGGTGTGTGTCAGTCAGATGGTTGTCATGGCAACGAAGCG GAGTTCTACATGAAGTGTGGATCCCATCCGACCTCAGATGACGACCTCTCTGTGGCCCTCGACCTCATCATGACCAACATTAGAGATGTCCCCTGTATCGCCTGCACTGACaccag GGACGTGGTCCTGGTGTTCCAGTGTTCGGAGCGTCATGTGATCTGTCTCGACTGTTTCCATCTTTACTGTCAGACTCGACTGAACGAGCGACAGTTTGTTTACCATCCTGTGATTGGCTACTCACTGCCGTGTGCTG CCGGCTGCGCTGAATCTCTCGTTAAAGAGTTGCATCATTTCAGGATTTTGGGAGATGATCAG taTGGACGCTACCTGCACTACGGGGCGGAGGAGTGCCTGCTGATGAGTGGAGGACTGATGTGTCCGTCACCTGAGTGTGGGGCGGGGCTTGTCCCACCTGAGGACAGCAGAAGGGTGGAGTGTGACAGACAGCACGGCTGTGGCTTTGTCTTCTGCAAAGACTGCAGGGAGAACTACCATGAAGGGGAGTGTCATGCAGAACTGGCCCCGCCCACAGGTGACGCCTCACAG gtTTTTGTGGTGGACGAGGAGGCATCTCTCAGAGGGAGGTGGGATAGagcctccctgctcctcctgcaggagtcGACCAAACGCTGCCCTCAGTGTTCAGTTCCTGTGGAAAGAAACG GCGGCTGTATGCACATGCAGTGTCCTCTGTGCAAAGCAGAGTGGTGCTGGCTCTGCGGCGTCACCTGGAACAGAGACTGTATGGGAGACCACTGGTTCggatga